The following coding sequences are from one Saccharomyces cerevisiae S288C chromosome X, complete sequence window:
- the HIR3 gene encoding Hir3p (Subunit of the HIR complex; a nucleosome assembly complex involved in regulation of histone gene transcription; involved in position-dependent gene silencing and nucleosome reassembly; ortholog of human CABIN1 protein), which produces MSMFNALNSNIEGEQYEAEEHSRELQIEQSFNILQDALIDLKNKDFEKSDSKFQELFQIDVVKPDRWGMYRNSSPTLDNLRYLCYRNRGMYYHLYLENNYERLNSQELVNCILKAVENLVESIQHSDADFAVTDLLARIFKSFNSVKLERLISEYEFTKQENLSLLLGRHRKFLLNDLTLMMNNYVELTNKLLVPNLSDNTIFERYHLEKYKDIKPEPLAFGPILSRISEMKKQDEEIMKKLDVFNVTLNEESWDEVAKALKNLLPSVKTSSLIGRNMDPYNEIEEPIEAVKFELSEAINNTPSLDRESERQEEEQDNESVRADDKSGNLAPSDIQTNEEARPNKRTDEHIDSTKPLQRSSKRFKEREQENSKELVMDVHKRFFGEFNTLLSYIHILPFCDFDTFASKFIIGSSDKQPEKFIPYTDLYECLKSWSSRYTDIFNQNDYLSSGSNENEELFQLNALLKSNAFDDKESFPRYLNDLDSDHIRSFISEVNAGNLHFHQVRLKLLFKLLGTYDEGNGRRLIIDYLWESQLLKIVLWFVFGIESNIFALINKNKRQCKYLALSIYELLVNHLGNIVEEITNKRIQGHKSADLKSQRNKVEKRIRSWHTLLEQIADEKDKELYVHFQWTHYCFLQYTCDIVDSRLSETLTSLENTIKDSDSSLDIAYPNYRHIPALNLNTVQSQKRKIRIIQNITVEDISEDTNSDTHSENHLETLEKVLLHILHPSTNHSNIDEEMVSFIFNSPFLLKIRLWGVLFSSYVKKSSIQDVQRIYFHVLDFMKGALTSPVYKESNPHGRHQMLLTVLTAIGYLSSQLTAILNSNRWESSDFVLEDYMFEKLLQTFFFFYTVLFYESSAVNDVSNKSFFKRASKSSGKMKDIMIDLATLILYYYDLQAKLRTPAEQGIETTELIWSLHTLFGHFHFCDASNGKFLDLAEKLLCQFINNDSFLQLKQILWCRYHYAIASDNFSPDLHDTKAVEMEKIHSLPLGTYLIKLQYQNKNPYLSSSKTTLKQIMDNIIEKIGDPSTLDNHIISRNSFLLNEYLSRPITADLLKHTFSGATSLYLTSPNDELQQGMTAGLFYVSSLQSLGLYKMRKKSMQARPSELDSIIRMLKNDIIYNTNRFESWILLGKCYSYIVEDDLIWTSDKITVPEKKDVIALTQRKAILCYLMAISIYYSKLDRTIDDKKIILEALDDLGSMLISGYYNPMNKLCFSWKSSAENTMRLSETGEVVMEKTKKITTISDFNIEQSIFLCFNRACSLSGDIKSQDDVFVLNWSSFYNLAKFFFKTDGGNNCKLVAKYITQGCQIAYESSPAKDPIIEPHYLLVNACYKWVKRGVIGVNEALTLLSKDNQFFQEQEEFWVNDEGLAWDYQEKFFFDKIIRLLRHLLSVDKKKWQHRPRYRIARILFDDLGDVNGALEEMDSLISAKSINKNLVNIWKPDFERPGKHFIYTYQYLVLYLDLLFAIKDFNTTGLVIKKLRRFGSGTVNVNELLERAINVYTQSAKIKLQLQDKSYVEQILPTLNYQEFLKISEQLNQVFDQGKYPEEISSGLKLAFQLKKGHSGIAFDSVCLGIYFEYLYFPLARQDQSLTDVNDENNPALPSSGSVTSKSTPDPTSKPSAIKKRVTKKEVFDRVRLLVDKIT; this is translated from the coding sequence ATGTCTATGTTCAATGCCCTCAATTCAAACATCGAAGGTGAACAATATGAAGCAGAGGAGCATTCAAGAGAGCTTCAAATAGAACAGAGTTTTAATATTTTGCAGGACGCTCTGATTGATCTAAAAAACAAGGACTTCGAAAAGTCGGACAGCAAATTCCAAGAGCTCTTCCAGATTGATGTCGTCAAGCCTGATAGGTGGGGCATGTATCGCAATTCTTCTCCTACGCTAGATAACCTGCGATATCTATGTTATAGGAACAGAGGGATGTACTATCATCTGTATTTGGAGAATAACTATGAAAGGTTGAACTCACAAGAACTAGTTAATTGTATTTTAAAAGCAGTTGAGAACTTGGTTGAGTCTATTCAACATAGCGATGCTGATTTTGCAGTTACAGATTTGCTGGCTCGCATCTTCAAGAGCTTTAATAGTGTCAAGTTGGAACGTTTAATATCAGAATATGAATTCACTAAGCAGGAAAATCTTTCACTTTTGTTGGGGCGACATCgtaaatttcttttgaacgATTTGACtctgatgatgaataaCTACGTAGAACTCACGAACAAACTATTAGTCCCCAACTTATCGGATAACACAATCTTTGAGAGATATCATTTGGAGAAGTACAAAGATATTAAGCCGGAACCACTAGCTTTTGGTCCAATTCTTTCTAGAATAtcagaaatgaaaaagcaagatgaggaaataatgaaaaagcTGGACGTGTTTAATGTCACTTTGAATGAAGAATCATGGGATGAAGTTGCGAAggctttgaaaaacttaCTACCCAGCGTTAAAACATCGTCTCTTATTGGAAGGAATATGGATCCGTATAACGAAATTGAAGAACCTATTGAAGCGGTTAAGTTTGAACTATCGGAAGCAATTAATAATACACCATCTTTAGATAGAGAGTCTGAGcgacaagaagaagagcaagATAATGAGAGTGTACGAGCAGATGATAAGAGTGGGAATTTAGCTCCATCGGATATCCAAACTAATGAAGAAGCAAGGCCTAACAAGAGAACTGATGAACATATCGATAGCACGAAGCCTCTTCAAAGAAGTAGTAAACGctttaaagaaagagaacaagaaaactCAAAAGAGCTTGTTATGGACGTTCataaaagattttttggtgagTTCAACACGTTGTTGTCATATATTCACATTCTACCCTTTTGCGATTTTGACACATTTGCTTCCAAATTTATCATTGGCTCTAGTGACAAACAACCCGAAAAATTTATTCCCTATACTGATCTCTATGAATGTTTGAAATCTTGGAGTAGTAGATATACTGATATTTTTAACCAAAATGACTACTTGTCCAGTGGTTCTAACGAAAATGAGGAATTATTCCAACTAAATGCGCTCCTGAAATCTAATGCATTTGATGATAAGGAGAGCTTTCCTAGATATTTAAATGATTTGGACTCGGATCACATCAGATCTTTTATTTCCGAAGTGAATGCAGGCAATCTTCACTTCCATCAAGTGCGtttgaaattattattcaaattgCTTGGAACTTACGATGAAGGAAACGGAAGGCGTCTCATTATAGACTACCTTTGGGAGTCTCAGCTTCtaaaaattgttttatGGTTTGTATTTGGAATCGAATCGAACATTTTTGCACTTAttaacaaaaacaaaaggcAATGCAAATATTTGGCTTTATCGATTTACGAACTTCTTGTTAACCATTTAGGGAATATTGTGGAGGAAATCACAAATAAACGGATTCAAGGACATAAGTCAGCAGACCTAAAAAgtcaaagaaataaagtcgagaaaagaataaggTCGTGGCATACTCTGTTAGAACAAATTGCTGAcgaaaaagataaagaacTGTATGTACATTTTCAATGGACGCATTACTGCTTCTTGCAATATACATGTGATATAGTCGATAGCAGACTCTCTGAAACTTTGACGTCTTTAGAAAATACTATAAAGGATTCagattcttctttagaCATTGCCTATCCGAATTACCGTCATATACCGGCACTAAACCTAAACACAGTTCAATCccagaaaaggaaaataagaataataCAAAACATAACAGTCGAAGATATATCTGAAGACACGAACTCTGACACTCATTCAGAAAATCATCTAGAGACACTAGAAAAAGTCCTTTTACATATATTACACCCTTCGACTAATCATTCAAATATTGATGAGGAGATGgtttcctttattttcaactcaccatttttattgaaaattagACTTTGGGGCGTTCTCTTTTCGTCATATGTCAAAAAATCCAGTATACAGGATGttcaaagaatttatttCCACGTACTTGATTTTATGAAGGGCGCATTGACGTCACCTGTCTACAAAGAATCGAACCCACACGGAAGGCACCAAATGTTATTAACAGTGTTGACAGCAATTGGCTATCTCTCAAGCCAACTGACAGCGATACTAAATTCAAATAGGTGGGAAAGCAGCGATTTTGTCTTGGAGGACTATATGTTTGAAAAGCTGCTGCAAacattcttcttcttttatacTGTCCTTTTCTATGAAAGCTCTGCGGTTAACGACGTTTCTAATAagtcttttttcaaaagagcATCGAAATCATCAGGGAAAATGAAGGATATAATGATAGATTTAGCGACGTTGAtactttattattatgaTTTACAAGCAAAGCTCAGGACACCTGCTGAACAAGGTATTGAAACAACGGAACTAATTTGGTCCTTACACACTCTTTTTGGacatttccatttttgtGATGCATCAAATGGAAAGTTCCTAGATTTAGCTGAAAAACTATTGTGCCAGTTCATTAATaatgattcttttttacAATTGAAGCAAATACTGTGGTGTAGATATCACTACGCGATAGCTAGTGATAACTTCAGTCCTGATCTGCATGATACAAAAGCGGTAGAGATGGAAAAGATACACTCTTTGCCTTTAGGTACATATCTAATCAAATTACAGTATCAAAATAAGAACCCTTACCTGTCGTCGTCAAAGACCACCCTAAAACAGATAATggataatattatagaaaaaattggcGACCCATCAACGCTGGACAATCATATCATATCTAGAAACTCATTTCTATTAAATGAATATTTATCAAGGCCAATAACGGCAGACTTGTTGAAGCATACATTTTCTGGTGCAACAAGTTTGTATTTAACTTCTCCAAACGACGAGTTACAGCAAGGCATGACAGCCGGCTTGTTCTACGTATCCAGCTTACAGTCCCTGGGTTTGTATAAAATGAGAAAGAAGTCTATGCAAGCAAGACCTTCTGAATTAGACTCCATTATCAGAATGTTAAAGAATGACATTATATACAACACAAACCGTTTCGAAAGTTGGATATTACTCGGAAAGTGTTACAGTTatattgttgaagatgatTTAATATGGACCTCAGATAAGATCACTGTCCCTGAGAAAAAAGATGTTATTGCTTTGACTCAAAGAAAGGCAATATTGTGTTATTTAATGGCCATTTCCATTTATTATAGTAAGTTGGATCGAACTATTGACGATAAAAAGATTATATTGGAGGCATTGGATGACTTAGGATCTATGCTGATTAGCGGCTACTATAATCCCATGAATAAGCTTTGTTTTAGCTGGAAAAGCAGTGCTGAGAATACAATGAGATTGTCTGAAACCGGTGAAGTAGTAATGGAAAAAACTAAGAAAATCACCACAATCTCAGACTTTAACATCGAGCAAagtatatttttatgttttaaTAGGGCTTGTTCTTTATCCGGCGATATCAAGTCACAGGACGATGTATTCGTGTTGAATTGGTCTAGTTTTTACAATCTGGCCaagttctttttcaaaacagaTGGTGGTAATAATTGTAAATTAGTTGCCAAATATATTACTCAGGGTTGCCAAATAGCTTATGAGTCATCACCTGCTAAAGATCCGATCATAGAACCCCATTATCTGTTAGTTAATGCTTGTTACAAGTGGGTAAAAAGAGGCGTCATAGGTGTTAACGAAGCTCTGACCTTACTGTCTAAAGATAACCAATTCTTCCAGGAACAAGAGGAATTTTGGGTCAACGACGAAGGTCTTGCATGGGattatcaagaaaaattcttttttgacAAAATCATAAGACTACTTCGCCATTTACTATCtgttgataaaaaaaaatggcagcACAGACCTCGTTACAGAATAGCGCGCATATTGTTTGACGATTTGGGTGATGTGAACGGTGCTTTGGAGGAGATGGATAGCTTAATATCCGCAAAAAgtataaacaaaaacttGGTCAATATATGGAAACCAGATTTTGAAAGGCCAGGGAAACATTTCATCTATACTTACCAGTACCTGGTTTTGTATTTGGATTTACTCTTCGCAATAAAAGACTTCAATACAACAGGTCTTGTTATAAAAAAGCTAAGGCGATTTGGTTCTGGAACTGTGAACGTAAACGAACTATTAGAGCGTGCCATTAATGTGTACACGCAAAGTGCCAAAATCAAGCTGCAATTGCAAGACAAGAGCTACGTGGAGCAAATCCTTCCAACCTTGAACTACCAAGAATTCCTGAAGATTAGTGAGCAACTGAACCAAGTTTTCGACCAAGGAAAGTACCCTGAAGAAATATCATCCGGGTTAAAACTTGCTTTCCAGTTGAAAAAGGGACATAGCGGAATTGCATTTGACAGCGTTTGCTTGGGCATTTATTTCGAGTATCTCTATTTTCCTCTAGCTCGACAGGATCAATCCCTCACAGACGTGAACGATGAAAACAATCCAGCACTACCGTCATCAGGTTCTGTGACATCAAAAAGCACTCCAGACCCTACTTCTAAGCCAAGTGCAATTAAGAAACGTGTTACAAAGAAGGAAGTCTTCGATAGAGTGAGGCTATTAGTGGATAAGATCACGtga
- a CDS encoding uncharacterized protein (8-oxo-dGTP diphosphatase of the Nudix hydrolase family; converts diphosphates of damaged forms of thiamin to monophosphates; GST fusion protein is a Dbf2p-Mob1p phosphorylation target in a proteome chip analysis; synthetic lethal with PH085 deletion; plays a role in restricting Ty1 transposition), giving the protein MKVEKSSKGLEVLVRTQEDDLEGFSFLEIMDRVDPLPLDFENYKNFKEGIYYMCTHDGTKIGFVLKFAINEMETVCSEIFEETFQLDESRHELRFKSEDFDHRNNLIDQLARKMYLESSLSGVKGWRNEKYAVWVNKKPYVLVERAVAGVLGIITYGIHINGYVLDPKSKKVQFWVPRRSKTKQTWPLMLDNIIAGGLGYPYGIYETVLKESMEEANLEKSVIEDNIKATGSVSYLYFTGDISVTKFNKESDFIVGEVQYVYDLKLSEDIIPKPNDGEVESFNLFSLQETINALRKKEFKPNCALVMVDFLIRHGYITPENEPNYLELVTRMHRRLPFPTLN; this is encoded by the coding sequence ATGAAGGTCGAGAAATCATCTAAAGGCTTGGAAGTTTTAGTGAGGACACAGGAGGATGATCTAGAGGGGTTCTCTTTCCTGGAGATTATGGACCGCGTAGACCCTTTACCATTAGACTTCGAgaattacaaaaatttcaaagagggCATTTACTATATGTGTACACACGATGGCACAAAGATCGGTTTCGTGTTGAAATTTGCGATAAATGAAATGGAGACTGTTTGCTCGGAAATCTTCGAAGAAACCTTCCAATTAGATGAATCTAGACATGAGTTAAGGTTTAAAAGTGAAGATTTTGATCATAGAAACAATCTAATTGACCAATTGGCTCGTAAAATGTATTTAGAATCATCCTTGAGTGGTGTGAAGGGCTGGAGAAACGAGAAATATGCCGTTTGGGTTAATAAAAAACCCTATGTACTGGTTGAGCGTGCAGTAGCAGGTGTTCTTGGTATAATTACCTACGGGATTCATATTAATGGTTATGTGCTAGATCCAAagtcaaaaaaagttcagTTTTGGGTTCCAAGAAGATCTAAAACGAAACAAACATGGCCGCTAATGCTTGACAACATTATCGCCGGGGGATTAGGTTATCCTTATGGTATCTATGAAACAGTTTTGAAAGAAAGCATGGAGGAAGCCAATCTAGAAAAGAGTGTTATTGAGGATAACATTAAAGCAACTGGTTCAGTTTCCTACCTTTACTTTACGGGTGATATTTCTGTAACGAAGTTCAATAAGGAATCAGATTTTATCGTAGGGGAAGTACAATATGTATACGATCTAAAACTCAGCGAAGACATCATTCCAAAACCAAACGATGGTGAAGTCGAGAGTTTCAATTTATTCAGCCTGCAAGAGACGATTAATgctttaagaaaaaaagagttcAAACCAAATTGTGCATTGGTAATGGTAGATTTCTTGATTAGACATGGCTACATCACTCCAGAAAATGAGCCCAATTATCTTGAACTAGTAACTAGAATGCACAGAAGGTTACCATTCCCCACCTTGAATTAA
- the IPA1 gene encoding putative polyadenylation protein (Protein implicated in pre-mRNA processing and proteasomal degradation; interacts physically and genetically with mRNA cleavage and polyadenylation factors; mutant is impaired in pre-mRNA cleavage and polyadenylation; associates with several Ub-conjugating enzymes and alters Ub-mediated proteasome activity; localizes to both the nucleus and cytosol; contains a HECT_2 domain; homologous to human ubiquitin-protein ligase, UBE3D, a gene implicated in age-related macular degeneration) produces the protein MVQYVVEWLPRIQSISVVVEGWKQVEIKNLKDTLMSISGDEEQVEDILLPVEVEEKVDASYKFKNRGKDLEWMTKLRSKSSKIYDSSIMSLPDGRWTKEELRSDSDFSIECLNCKQKIISKDNCQVLNDMPSEFWFELMDYWHCHKPDVKEDKSSYTRFETLKPSKNEILIGSSYFQGTPATFENVATTKENDNVLCIKCSAVLGQVTAGSLYKLHKWKLQLIRSGNTYKFPPECDITISLINVVKANSCRYVLVKCKTESLLVWIFSVDIGVTLTGNKSFKRAMKLLYTNSVTTINRCLNRQVVEELDFQETSFNAFYSALQHTNALLPSSMKKIGEWTISYTSLI, from the coding sequence ATGGTTCAATATGTGGTAGAATGGTTACCAAGGATACAGAGCatttcagtggtagtagaAGGTTGGAAGCAGGTGGAGATAAAGAACTTGAAGGACACACTCATGAGCATATCTGGTGATGAAGAACAAgttgaagatattttacTTCCAGTagaagttgaagaaaaagtagaCGCTTCTTACAAGTTCAAAAACAGAGGTAAAGACTTAGAATGGATGACGAAGTTAAGAAGCAAATCCTCTAAGATATATGACAGTTCTATCATGTCGCTTCCAGATGGAAGATGGACTAAAGAAGAGCTTCGCTCAGATTCTGATTTCTCGATAGAATGTCTTAACTGtaagcaaaaaattataagCAAAGATAACTGTCAAGTTTTGAATGATATGCCTTCAGAGTTTTGGTTCGAGTTAATGGATTATTGGCATTGCCACAAACCCGATGTTAAGGAAGACAAGTCTTCCTACACAAGATTTGAAACGCTAAAACCATCTAAAAACGAAATTTTAATTGGAAGCTCTTATTTTCAAGGCACTCCTGCgacttttgaaaatgtaGCGActacaaaggaaaatgataatGTTTTATGCATAAAGTGCTCAGCAGTGTTAGGCCAAGTAACTGCTGGTTCGCTTTATAAACTACACAAATGGAAACTGCAGTTAATACGCAGTGGAAACACATACAAATTTCCTCCAGAATGTGACATTacaatttctttaataaaCGTAGTTAAGGCAAACTCTTGTCGTTACGTACTAGTAAAATGTAAAACGGAATCATTGCTAGTTTGGATATTTTCCGTTGACATTGGAGTCACATTGACGGGAAACAAAAGCTTCAAGAGAGCGATGAAGTTGCTTTACACAAACAGCGTTACCACAATAAATCGATGTCTCAATCGACAAGTCGTCGAGGAATTAGATTTCCAAGAAACATCGTTTAATGCTTTTTACAGCGCCCTTCAACATACTAATGCACTTTTACCCTCAagcatgaaaaaaattggtgaaTGGACCATTAGCTATACATCACTAATCTAA
- the HOM6 gene encoding homoserine dehydrogenase (Homoserine dehydrogenase (L-homoserine:NADP oxidoreductase); dimeric enzyme that catalyzes the third step in the common pathway for methionine and threonine biosynthesis; enzyme has nucleotide-binding, dimerization and catalytic regions), translating to MSTKVVNVAVIGAGVVGSAFLDQLLAMKSTITYNLVLLAEAERSLISKDFSPLNVGSDWKAALAASTTKTLPLDDLIAHLKTSPKPVILVDNTSSAYIAGFYTKFVENGISIATPNKKAFSSDLATWKALFSNKPTNGFVYHEATVGAGLPIISFLREIIQTGDEVEKIEGIFSGTLSYIFNEFSTSQANDVKFSDVVKVAKKLGYTEPDPRDDLNGLDVARKVTIVGRISGVEVESPTSFPVQSLIPKPLESVKSADEFLEKLSDYDKDLTQLKKEAATENKVLRFIGKVDVATKSVSVGIEKYDYSHPFASLKGSDNVISIKTKRYTNPVVIQGAGAGAAVTAAGVLGDVIKIAQRL from the coding sequence atgagcaCTAAAGTTGTTAATGTTGCCGTTATCGGTGCCGGTGTTGTTGGTTCAGCTTTCTTGGATCAATTGTTAGCCATGAAGTCTACCATTACTTACAATCTAGTTCTTTTGGCTGAAGCTGAGCGTTCTTTAATCTCCAAGGACTTTTCTCCATTAAATGTTGGTTCTGATTGGAAGGCTGCTTTAGCAGCCTCCACTACTAAAACGTTGCCTTTGGATGATTTAATTGCTCATTTGAAGACTTCACCTAAGCCAGTCATTTTGGTTGATAACACTTCCAGCGCTTACATTGCTGGTTTTTACACTAAGTTTGTCGAAAATGGTATTTCCATTGCTACTCCAAACAAGAAGGCCTTTTCCTCTGATTTGGCTACCTGGAAGGCTCTTTTCTCAAATAAGCCAACTAACGGTTTTGTCTATCATGAAGCTACCGTCGGTGCTGGTTTGCCTATCATCAGTTTCTTAAGAGAAATTATTCAAACCGGTGAcgaagttgaaaaaattgaaggtATCTTCTCTGGTACTCTATCTTATATTTTCAACGAGTTCTCCACTAGTCAAGCTAACGACGTCAAATTCTCTGATGTTGTCAAAGTTGCTAAAAAATTGGGTTATACTGAACCAGATCCAAGAGATGATTTGAATGGGTTGGATGTTGCTAGAAAGGTTACCATTGTTGGTAGGATATCTGGTGTGGAAGTTGAATCTCCAACTTCCTTCCCTGTCCAGTCTTTGATTCCAAAACCATTGGAATCTGTCAAGTCTGCTGATGAATTCTTGGAAAAATTATCTGATTACGATAAAGATTTGActcaattgaagaaggaagCTGCCACTGAAAATAAGGTATTGAGATTCATTGGTAAAGTCGATGTTGCCACCAAATCTGTGTCTGTAGGAATTGAAAAGTACGATTACTCACACCCATTCGCATCATTGAAGGGATCAGATAACGTTATTTCCATCAAGACTAAGCGTTACACCAATCCTGTTGTCATTCAAGGTGCCGGTGCCGGTGCTGCCGTTACTGCCGCTGGTGTTTTGGGTGATGTTATCAAGATTGCTCAAAGACTTTAG